One genomic segment of Helianthus annuus cultivar XRQ/B chromosome 14, HanXRQr2.0-SUNRISE, whole genome shotgun sequence includes these proteins:
- the LOC118486498 gene encoding uncharacterized protein LOC118486498 yields the protein MSGGASDNVLSLTTDELKEKIAEEVGRAIEVSLPRFVERMQNTLLSTIEERIGELREDLTSDRGKAKEKKGCSYNKFMACKPPVFNGEVDPIACQRWISDIEGVFERTHCDESDFVAYGTGQLRGQAKDWWDNLRNERGVETIRAITWETFKVPFLKHHSPKAVINKIKEEFMQLRQKGETVDKITGMFMDKLKFCDDLVKTEEQKIYYYHTMLRAEYREFMTPSHYESLTDIINAAREREIELKRQVERGERRALDENPSPTKKPKVAESSKKGSAKGGSPSCKTCGRTHKDRAWGCKLPRQSNGVL from the exons ATGTCGGGAGGTGCTAGTGACAATGTTCTATCCCTCACTACCGACGAGTTGAAAGAGAAGATTGCCGAGGAAGTTGGTAGGGCCATCGAAGTTAGTCTACCAAGATTTGTGGAAAGAATGCAAAACACCTTACTTTCGACTATAGAAGAAAGAATTGGTGAACTAAGAGAAGACCTTACCAGTGATAGGggcaaggctaaggaaaagaaaGGTTGTTCTTACAACAAGTTTATGGCGTGCAAGCCCCCGGTTTTCAATGGAGAGGTAGATCCAATTGCTTGTCAAAGGTGGATAAGCGATATTGAAGGTGTTTTCGAACGTACGCATTGTGATGAAAGTGACTTCGTGGCGTATGGAACTGGCCAACTTAGAGgccaagccaaggattggtgggacaacCTCAGAAACGAAAGGGGTGTTGAAACAATAAGGGCGATTACTTGGGAAACTTTCAAAGTACCATTCCTCAAACATCACAGCCCCAAGGCGGTGATAAATAAGATAAAGGAAGAATTCATGCAATTAAGGCAAAAGGGTGAAACCGTTGATAAGATTACGGGAATGTTCATGGATAAGCTCAAGTTTTGTGATGACTTGGTCAAAACTGAAGAACAGAAAATTTATTATTACCACACCATGCTTAGGgctgaatatagggagttcatgactccctcaCATTATGAAAGCCTTACTGATATAATCAATGCGGCGCGGGAACGCGAGATTGAACTGAAAAGGCAAGTTGAAAGAGGTGAAAGGAGGGCCTTGGATGAAAACCCGAGTCCCACAAAGAAGCCGAAGGTAGCTGAATCTTCGAAGAAAGGAAGTGCAAAAGGAGGATCTCCGAGTTGCAAAACATGTGGACGCACTCATAAAG ATAGGGCATGGGGTTGCAAATTGCCCCGACAAAGTAACGGTGTGCTATAA